The DNA region GCCCGCAACGCGGCCACAGCTGTCTTCGCGGCGATGACGGGCGTCGGCTCGGTGCTGGGCCTGGTCGCCGGTGGTGCGCTGACCGAGGTGTCGTGGCGGTTGGCCTTCCTGGTGAACGTGCCCATCGGCCTGCTCGTGATCTACCTGGCCCGCAAGACGCTTCGGGAGACCAACAAGGAGCGGCTGAAGCTCGACGCGGCAGGTGCGCTGCTGGCGACGCTGGGCTGCACGGCCGCGGTGTTCGCCTTCTCGATGGGGCCCGAACAGGGCTGGTTGTCGACGGTCACGATCGCCTCCGGTGTGGTGGCGCTGGCCGCCTTTGCGGCGTTCCTCTTCGTCGAGCGCACGGCCGAGAACCCGGTTGTTCCGTTCGAGTTGTTCCACGACCGCAACCGGGTGGCCACCTTCGCCGCGATCTTCCTCGCCGGCGGTGTGATGTTCACGCTGACCGTGACGATCGGCCTGTACGTGCAGGACATCCTCGGGTACAGCGCGTTGCGCGCCGGTATCGGGTTCATCCCGTTCGTCATCGCGCTCGGAATCGGCCTGGGCCTGTCCTCGGCGCTGGTGTCGAAGTTCCCGCCGCGGATCCTGGTGATCGCCGGTGGTGTGCTGGTACTCGCGGCGATGCTCTACGGCTCGACGCTGGACGCCGGCATCCCGTACTTCCCGAACCTCGTTCTGCCGATCACCATCGGTGGCTTCGGTATCGGAATGATCGTGGTGCCGCTGACGGTGTCGGCGATCGCCGGTGTCGGGTTCGATCAGATCGGGCCCGTGTCGGCCATCGCCCTGATGTTGCAGAGCCTCGGCGGGCCGGTCGTGCTGGCCGTCATCCAGGCCGTCATCACCTCGCGCACCCTGTATCTGGGCGGCACCACCGGCCCGGTGAAGGACATGAACGCAGCACAGTTGCACGCGCTGGACCAGGCGTACTCGTATGGCCTGTTGTGGGTGGCCGCGGTGGCGATCATCGTCGGCGGCGCCGCACTGTTCATCGGCTACACCGCCGAGCAGGTGGCGCACGCGCAGGAAGTCAAGGACGCCATCGACGCCGGGGAGCTTTAGCTCCTCTCGGATTCGGCGCGTCGGGCGATCGTGACGGTGCGCTGGCGCGCCCGATTCACCCGCAGAAGTAAGGTTGTCGGCTGTGATCACCCGTATGTCCGAGCTGTTCCTGCGTACCCTGCGCGACGACCCCGCCGATGCCGAGGTGCCCAGCCACAAACTGTTGATCAGGGCCGGATACGTGCGGCCCATCGGCCCCGGTCTCTACAGCTGGCTGCCGCTGGGCCTGAAGGTGCTCCGCAAGGTCGAGGCGGTCGTCCGCAGTGAGATGAACGCCATCGGCGGCCAAGAGATCCTGTTCCCCGCGCTGCTGCCGCGTGGCCCCTACGAGACGTCGAACCGGTGGACCGAATACGGCGACGGCGTGTTCCGGCTCAAGGACCGTCGCGGCAGCGACTACATGCTGGGGCCGACGCACGAGGAGTTCTTCACCCTGACGGTCAAGGGTGAGTACTCCTCGTACAAGGATTTCCCGTTGCGGCTCTACCAGATCCAGACGAAGTACCGGGACGAGGCCCGCCCACGGGCGGGCATCCTGCGGGGTCGCGAGTTCGTGATGAAGGACTCGTACTCGTTCGACGTCGACGACGAGGGGCTCAAGAACGCCTACTACGCGCACCGTGACGCCTATCAGAAGATCTTCGAACGGCTGGCCGTGCGCTACGTCATCGTGTCCGCGGTGTCGGGGGCCATGGGCGGCAGCGCGTCTGAGGAGTTCCTCGCCGAGAGCGACATCGGCGAGGACACCTACGTGCGCTGCCTGGAATCCGGATACGCGGCCAACGTCGAGGCTGTGGTCACAGCGCGGCCGGAATCCATCGCTTTCGACGGGCTGCCCGAAGCCGTCGAGTACGACACCGGCAACACCCCGACGATCGCCACGCTGGTCGAATGGGCCAACGGCGCCGGACTCGGCAGGCAGGTCACCGCAGCGGACACGCTGAAGAACGTGTTGCTCAAGACCCGGTTGCCCGGTGGCGACTGGGAACTGCTCGCGATCGGTGTTCCGGGCGACCGTGAGGTCGACGACAAACGACTCGGTGCCGCCCTCGAGCCGGCGGAGTACGCGATGCTCGACGACGCCGACTTCGCCAAGCATCCCTTCCTGGTGAAGGGCTATATCGGCCCGAAGGGCCTGCTCGCCAACGGGGTTCGATATCTGGTCGACCCCCGCATCGTCGACGGCACGTCGTGGATCACCGGAGCTGACGCGCAGGGTCGCCACGTGGTCGGGCTGGTGGCCGGTCGCGACTTCACCGCCGACGGCACCATCGAGGCCGCCGAAGTCCGCGAGGGCGACCCCTCACCCGACGGCTCGGGACCGCTGGTCGCTGCGCGTGGTATCGAGATCGGCCACGTCTTCCAGCTGGGCCGCAAGTACACCGACGCGTTCACCGCCGACGTGCTCGGCGAGGACGGCAAGCCCGTGCGGTTGACGATGGGGTCCTACGGCGTCGGCGTATCGCGACTCGTGGCGGTGATCGCCGAGCAGCATCACGACGAGCTCGGGCTGCGCTGGCCGTCGTCGGTGTCGCCGTTCGACGTGCACATCGTCATCGCCAACAAGGACGCCGACGCGCGCACCGGGGCCACCGAGCTCGCCGGTCAACTCGACGTGCAGGGCTTCGAGGTACTGCTCGACGACCGGAAGTCTTCGCCCGGGATCAAGTTCAAGGACGCCGAACTGCTCGGTGTGCCGTGGATCGTCGTGGTCGGCCGGGGGTGGGCCGACGGTGTGGTCGAGCTACGCGATCGGTTCAGTGGCGAGAAGCGCGATGTGCCGATCGAGGCCGCAGCGGCCGACATCGCCGCGGCTATCCGCTAGCGGGCCGGTCATTCGGTGCCGCCGGGAAACGCCACGGTGATCGTGGTGTCCTCGCGGACGCGGCGCCAGAGCGCTGCGGTGATCGCGCATTCGGTCAGCGCGGTGACCCCGAATGTCCGCACGCCCGGTTCGGTCGCCTGCTCGATGACGGCGCGCCACGCCGTGGCCGCGTCCTGCTCCATCGTCACCGCCAGGTTGGCCGCATCGGCGGGAGTGTCGACCTCCATCGGCAGCGAATACCCGGCTGCGGGTATCGGCTCTGCGGCTCCACTGTCGTTGAGCAGCACGATCGCTGCCTCCCGCCGGGCCCGGTGCTCGGCCATCGCCTGGGCCACGAGGTAGTTGACCTCGGGGACCGAGTGCGCGGAGACGACGCCGTACCCGTAGATGGTGGCGTGCTCGGTGGCGATCGCATCGAACAATGCGCCGTCGGCCGCGTCGCTCGGACGGGTCGGTTCCGGTGCGGGATCGGGGGATGTCACCGGGCACCACCGGCCGGGGTCAGCGCCACGCTGTAGGCGGTCGTACAGGCTGCGGCGATCGACCCGAGCAGCCCGGCGCGATAGCCGGACAACTCGGCCGCGGCCTGCGCGGCGCTGTCGGCCGACGCCCGCAGGGAGCCGATCACGTCGTCGACGGTGGGCACGGTTGTGGCCGCCGACTCGGTCGTCGTGGTCGTGGTCGTGGTCACGGAAGCGGTCGGGGCGGCGTGGCCGGTCATCCGCACGATCTCCTCGGAAAGCGCCTCGGCGTGCGCCGCGCGCTCGGCGGCGACGTCGGTCAGTGCATCGGCGGCCGATCCACGGGCGGCCACGACGGCGTCGGTGGCCAGGCGGCTGTCGGCGCGGGCGCGATCCAGCGCGGTCGTCAGGTCGTCGAGGTCGGGCGGGGGAGCCGCGGTGCCACATGCCACCGATGTCGCCGCCGTCGCCCCGACCATCACCAACGTTGCCGCCCCGACGAGTATGCGGCGGCGGCTGAGGGTCGGCGAAGGGCTCGGCACGCCAACATCCTGCCATTGCCGCCGCCGGCGCCGCGGAGGTGGAGATCGGTGTCGGACCCCCGCCAGGGACCGGTTTTCGTTATTTGGCTTGCCGACGCTGGCGTATCGTGGTGTGTCGGGTCCGCGACTTACGTTCTGCGTGATGTCGCCACGACCCGTGGTCCGGACAACTCAAGACGAGGAGCTCGCCGTGGCGGAGCGGTCTACGGAATTACCGTCGCAACGACAGGTGATCGAACTGCTCGAAGGCGAGTTCGCGCGTGCCGGATTCGACATCGAGGACGTGGTGATCGACGCCTCGGCGCGGCCCCCCCGGATCGCGGTGGTCACCGACGGAGACAACGGGTTGGACCTCGATTCGGTTGCGCGGCTGTCCCGGGTGGCCTCAGAACTGCTCGACGGCCTCGACAGCGCGGCCTACCTCCTCGAGGTGACCTCACCGGGGGTCGAGCGCCCGCTGACGACCGACAAACACTTCCGCCGGGCCCGTGGCCGCAAGGTCGAGATGACGCTCGCCGATGGTGAGACCCTGACCGGACGGCTGGGGGAGGCGACGGGATCCACGGTCCGCCTGGTGCTGCGCGCCGGTGCCCGCGGCGAGTTCGCAGTCCGCGACATCGACCTCGACACCGTCGTCAAAACTGTTGTACAGGTGGAGTTCTCGCCGCCAGATCCACGCGAGTTGGAGTTGGCCGGCCAAGCAGGAAAGGAGGCCTGAGCGTGAACATCGACATGGCGGCACTGCACGCGATCGAGGCCGACAAGGGAATCACCGTCGACGTCGTCGTCGACACCATCAAATCGGCACTGCTGACGGCGTATCGACACACCGAGGGCCACGAGGCCGAGGCGTATATCGACATCGACCGCAAAACCGGTGTCGTGAAGGTGATGGCCCGCGAAACCGACGCCGACGGCAATGTGTTGCACGAATGGGACGACACCCCTGAGGGTTTCGGCCGGATCGCGGCGACCACCGCGCGCCAGGTGATCCTGCAACGGCTCCGCGACGCCGAGAACGAGAAGAACTACGGTGAGTTCGCGGCCCGGGAGGGAGACATCGTCGCCGGTGTCATCCAGCGGGACGCGCGCGCGAACGCCCGCGGTCTGGTGGTGGTCCGCATGGGCAGCGAGACGAAGGGGTCCGAGGGCGTCATCCCGTCCGCCGAACAGGTGCCCGGCGAAAGCTACGAGCACGGAGATCGGTTGCGCTGCTACGTCGTCGGTGTGTCCCGTGGCGCCAGGGAACCGCTCATCACGCTGTCACGGACACACCCCAATCTGGTGCGCAAATTGTTCTCCCTGGAGGTCCCCGAGATCGCCGACGGGTCGGTCGACATCGTTGCGGTGGCCCGGGAGGCCGGTCACCGGTCCAAGATCGCCGTCACGTCGCGCATGCCGGGTCTGAACGCCAAAGGTGCCTGCATCGGTCCGATGGGCCAGCGGGTGCGCAATGTGATGAGCGAGCTGTCCGGCGAGAAGATCGACATCATCGACTACGACGAGGACCCTGCCCGGTTCGTGGCCAACGCACTGTCGCCGGCCAAGGTGGTGTCGGTGTCGGTGATCGACGAGGGCACCCGGGCGGCACGGGTGATCGTCCCGGACTTCCAGCTGTCCCTGGCCATCGGCAAAGAAGGTCAGAACGCCCGGCTGGCGGCACGGTTGACGGGCTGGCGCATCGACATCCGCAGCGACGATGCGGCAGCCGACAGGCCCGCGGAGCGCACACCGCCCCGACCGGATGCGGCCCACGGCGCGGTGGGGGAACGCTGACCCGCGGCCGAGTCCGTTCGCTTTCGGCACCGATTTTCTTTTCGGTACTGCGGTGACGGTAGACTCAGCTGTGATCCAGCGCGAGATGTCGGCTCGGACGCAGAGAAGCACCGTCAAACCCCCGGGTGAGCCAGTGCGGACCTGCATCGGATGTCGACAACGAGAGCTGGCCGTCGAATTGCTTCGGGTTGTCGCTGTCGACGGCGGGAACGGCCAGAGTGCCGTGACCGTCGATGTAGCGAAAAAGCTCCCGGGGCGGGGTGCCTGGTTGCATCACGACCCCGAGTGTCTCCGGGCGGCGATTCGCCGGCGGGCCTTCGGCCGAGCGTTACGGATCACCGGTAACCCGGACATCACCGCGGTGGAAGAGCGTTTCCAGGTAGTGGACGCGTTCGACCCGCCCGGCAACAGGACAGGTAGCGAAGAACATGAGCACACCGTGAAGTCTCGATGACCATGCGTCATAGCTAAACCGAGGCGCGGCGCCCACCACCGCTGTCGCCTCCCAGACAGGAGATGTAGTGGCAGGTAAGGCCCGCGTGCACGAGTTGGCTAAAGAACTCGGTGTCACCAGCAAGGAAGTTCTCGCCCGACTGAATGATCAGGGCGAATTCGTCAAATCCGCGTCGTCAACGGTCGAGGCGCCCGTCGCCCGCCGTCTTCGTGAGTCGTTCGGGGGACCCAAGTCCACCGGCGAGAAGGTCCCCAGCAGCGGAAACGGCTCACCCGCCAAGCCCGCCGCCCCCAAGCCGGCAGCTCCCAAGCCGGCTGCGCCGCCGGCAGCGCAGGAGCCCGTTGCTCCGCCCGCACCTGCAGCTCCGCCCGCTCCCGCGGCGCCGCCTGCGGCGCCTGCCGCCGCTGCGTCGCCGGCCCCACCGGCCACCCCCGGCCCGGCGCCCACTCCGGGCCCCCGTCCCGGTCCGGTGCCAGGTGGCGCTCCCCGTCCGAGCGCGCGGACCCCGCGTGTCGGCAACAACCCGTTCTCTTCCCAACAGCCCGTCGAACGGCCTGCGCCACGGCCCCAGGCCCCGCGTCCCGGTGGCGGCCCCGGTAGCCCCGCGGGTCCCGGCGGTCCACGGCCCGGTGGCGGTCCCCGTCCCGGCGCCACACCCGGCAACATGCCGCCCCGTCCGCAGGGAGCTCGTCCCGGCGGCGGGCCGCGCCCCGGTGGCGGGCCGCGTCCCGGTCCCGGTGCCCGTCCCGGCGCAAGCACAGGTGGTCGTCCCGGTGGTCCCGGTGGCGGCGGCGGTGGCGGTAACTACCGCGGCGGTGGCGCCGGTGGTCCCGGCGGTGGCGGTGCGCCCGGAGGCGGCGGCGGTTTCCGCGGTCGTCCCGGTGGCGGCGGTGGCCGTCCCGGCCAGCGCGGCGGTGCTGCTGGTGCCTTCGGTCGTCCCGGCGGTGCAGTCCGTCGCGGTCGCAAGTCGAAGCGCGCCAAACGCGCCGAGTACGAGAACATGCAGGCGCCGGTCGTCGGTGGCGTGCGGCTGCCACACGGCAACGGTGAGACCATCCGGCTCGCCCGCGGCGCGTCGCTGGTCGACTTCGCCGAGAAGATCGACGCCAACCCGGCCGCACTGGTGCAGGCGTTGTTCAACCTCGGCGAGATGGTGACCGCGACGCAGTCGGTCGACGATTCGACGCTCGAACTGCTCGGCGGCGAGATGAACTACGTCGTGCAGGTCGTCTCGCCCGAAGACGAGGACCGCGAACTGCTGCAGTCCTTCGACCTCACCTACGGCGAGGACGAGGGTGGCGAGGACGATCTGGAGTTCCGTCCGCCGGTCGTCACGGTCATGGGTCACGTCGACCACGGCAAGACCCGACTGCTGGACTCGATTCGTCAGGCGAACGTCCGCGAGGGCGAGGCCGGTGGCATCACCCAGCACATCGGCGCCTACCAGGTTCTCACCGAGCTGGACGGCAACGAGCGGCTTGTCACCTTCATCGACACCCCGGGTCACGAGGCGTTCACCGCCATGCGTGCCCGTGGCGCGAAGGCCACCGACATCGCGATCCTCGTGGTCGCGGCCGACGACGGTGTCATGCCGCAGACGGTCGAGGCCATCAACCACGCGCAGGCCGCTGATGTGCCGATCGTGGTGGCGGTCAACAAGATCGACAAGGAAGGCGCTGATCCGTCCAAGATCCGCGCTCAGCTCACCGAGTACGGCCTCGTCGCCGAGGACTTCGGTGGCGACACCATGTTCGTCGACATCTCCGCCAAGCAGGGCACCAATATCGACGCCCTGCTCGAAGCGGTGATCCTGACCGCCGATGCCGCGTTGGACCTGCGTGCCAACCCGGACATGGAGGCCCAGGGTGTGGCCATCGAGGCACATCTGGACCGCGGTCGGGGCCCTGTGGCCACCGTGCTGATCCAGCGCGGAACGTTGCGCGTCGGCGACTCGATCGTGGCCGGCGACGCCTACGGCCGTGTCCGCCGCATGGTCGACGAGCACGGCGAGGACGTCACCGAGGCGCTGCCGTCGCGGCCGGTGCAGGTCATCGGCTTCACGTCGGTGCCAGGAGCAGGCGACAACCTGCTGGTCGTCGACGAGGACCGCATCGCCCGGCAGATCGCCGACCGGCGCAGCGCGCGCAAGCGCAACGCGCTGGCCGCCAAGACACGCAAGCGCATCAGCCTGGACGATCTGGACGCCGCGCTGAAGGAAACGTCGCAGCTGAACCTGATCCTCAAGGGCGACAACTCCGGCACCGTCGAGGCGCTGGAAGAGGCCCTGTACGGGATCGAGATCGACGACGAGGTGGAACTGCGCGTCATCGACCGCGGTGTCGGCGGTGTCACCGAGACCAACGTCAACCTGGCGTCGGCATCGGACGCGATCATCATCGGGTTCAACGTCCGTGCGGAAGGCAAGGCCACCGAGCTGGCCAACCGCGAGGGCGTCGACATCCGGTACTACTCGGTGATCTATCAGGCGATCGACGAGATCCAGAGTGCGCTCAAGGGCATGCTCAAGCCGGTCTACGAGGAGAAGGAACTCGGCCGCGCCGAGATCCGGGCGATCTTCCGGTCGTCGAAGGTCGGCAATATCGCCGGTTGCCTCGTCACCTCGGGCATCATGCGGCGAAACGCCAAGGCCCGCCTGTTGCGCGACAACGTGGTGGTGGCCGAGACGGTCACGATCTCGTCGCTCAAGCGGGAGAAGGACGATGCCACCGAGGTCCGCGAAGGGTATGAGTGCGGTCTGACTCTGACCTACAACGACATCAAGGAAGGCGACGTCATCGAGGCGTACGAGCTCGTCGAAAAAGCACGCACGTGATGACCAGCAGCCATGGTTGATGTCGGTCGGGCGCGCAGGCTGTCCAAACGCATCGGCACGGTGGTGGCGTCGGCGATCGAGTTCGAGATCAAGGATCCCCCGCTGGCCTTCGTGACCATCACGGACACGAAGGTCACGGGAGATCTGCACGACGCCACGGTGTACTACACGGTGCGCGGCGAGACGTTGCAGGAGGAACCCGACTACGCGGCGGCCGCGGCGGCGCTGGAGCGGGCCAAGGGCACGCTGCGGAGCAAGGTCGGTGCGGCCACCGGTGTGCGTTTCACCCCGACGCTGGCTTTTGTCCTCGACAAGGTGCCGGAGACCTCGGCCCACATGGAAGAACTGCTGGCCCGTGCGCGGGCGGCAGATGAGGATTTGGCTAGGGTTCGCCAAGGCGCCAAGCATGCCGGTGACGCCGACCCGTACCGTGTAACCGGGGCGGAGGACACAGCAGACGTGGGGCCGGACGCTGAGGACACTGGTGACCGCAACAGAGACGACGACTGACGCACTGGTGACCGGTGCGCGCGTCGATGCGCGTGCCGCTGCTGCACTCCTTTCGGACGCCGACTCCGTCAGCGTCGTCTGTCATGTCTTCCCCGATGCCGACACCATCGGTGCAGGGCTGGCGTTGGCGTTGGTTCTCGACCGCGCGGGCAAATCCGTCGAGGTCAGCTTCGCCGAGCCGGCGCAGCTACCGGAATCACTGCAGTCGCTGCCCGGCGGTCACCTGCTGGTGGCCTCGCAGGATCTTCGTCGTGACGCCGACCTGGTGGTCACAGTGGACATTCCGAGCATGAACCGGTTGGGCGCGTTGGGCGATTGCGCTGCGCCCGGCCGGCCGGTGTTGGTCATCGACCACCATGCCTCCAACAATCTGTTCGGCACCGCGAACTATGTTGACTCGTCCGCGGATTCGACGACGATGCTGGTCGCCGACCTCCTGGATGCCTGGGACAAGCCGATCGACGCGGACGTCGCGCACTGTCTGTACGCGGGTCTGACCACCGACACCGGTTCGTTCCGTTGGGCGAGTGCCCGCGCGCACCGACTTGCGGCGCGTCTGGTCGATCTCGGCGTCGACAACGCGGCGATCAGCCGCACCCTGCTGGACACCCACCCGTTCGCATGGCTTCCCATGCTGTCGCGGGTCCTGGGATCGGCTCGGCTGCTCGCCGACGTCGCCGCCGGCCGCGGCCTGGTGTACGCCGTGGTCAACCACGAGGAGTGGTCCGGCGCACGGCCGGAGGAGGTGGAGAGCATCGTCGATATCGTCCGCACCACGCAGCAGGCCGAGGTGGCAGCGGTGTTCAAGGAAATCGAGCCGCGGAAATGGTCGGTGTCGATGCGCTCGAAGTCGCTGGACATCGCGGCGGTCGCCAGTGAGTTCGGCGGCGGCGGCCACCGCCTCGCCGCCGGCTATTCGGCGGTCGGCAACGCAGACGACGTGGTGCAGGCGCTCGCCGATGCGCTGGGCTGACTCCGTCGACGAACGCCTTGGCTGACGGGACACTCCAGCCGGCGACCAGTCGCCGAATCGCCGCGCTGGCGTTCCCCGCGCTGGGAGTCTTGGCCGCCGAGCCTCTCTACCTGCTCTTCGACCTCGCCGTCATCGGCCGTCTCGGCGCTCTGAGCCTGGCCGGTCTGGCGATCGGCGCGTTGATCATGGGTGTGCTGAGCTCTCAGCTGACCTTCTTGTCCTACGGCACCACGGCCCGTGCCGCACGGTTCTACGGGGTCGGCCGCCGGGCTGCGGCGGTCGGGGAGGGGGTGCAAGCCACCTGGCTGGCGTTGGGCATCGGCGTCAGCATCGTGATCGCTGTGCAACTGACCGCGGACCCACTGGTGTCCGCCCTCGCCGCCGGCGGTGAGATCGCCGAGGCGGCACTGCCGTGGGTGCGCATCGCCAGCCTGGCGGTACCGGCGATCCTCGTCGCCGCGGCGGGCAACGGCTGGATGCGTGGCGTCCAGGACACCATGCGGCCGCTCCGTTATGTCATCGTCGGTTTCGCAGTGTCCGCGGTGCTGTGTCCAGTGCTGGTCTACGGCTGGTTGGGGGCCCCGCGGCTGGGCCTGCCCGGCTCGGCGGTCGCCAATATGATCGGTCAGTGGCTGGCCGCGGTGTTGTTCTTCCGCGCGCTGTTCGTCGAGAGGGTCCCGCTGGGGCTGCAGCCCTCGATCCTGCGCGCGCAGGTGGTGATGGGCCGCGACCTGGTGCTGCGGACCCTGGCGTTCCAGGCGTGCTTCGTCTCCGCGGGTGCGGTCGCGGCCCGGTTCGGGGCGGCCGCTGTCGCCGCACACCAAGTCGTGCTGCAGCTGTGGAGTTTCCTTGCGCTGGTGCTCGATTCACTGGCCATCGCGGCACAATCATTGGTCGGCGCCGCGCTCGGAGCGAGCCAGCTGGCGCACGCGAAATCGGTGGCGTGGCGGGTGACGATCTTCTCGACAGTGGCCGGCACCGTGCTGGCTGCGTTGTTCGCGTTGGGGGCCTCGGTGGTGCCCGGAATCTTCACCGATGACCGTTCGGTGCTCGACGAGATGAGTGTGCCCTGGTGGTTCCTGGTGGCCCAATTGCCGGTAGCCGGAATCGTCTTCGCCATCGACGGGGTGTTGCTCGGTGCCGGTGACGCCAAGTTCATGCGCAATGCGACGCTCGTCAGCGCCCTGGTCGGATTTCTGCCGATGATCTGGTTGTCGTTGGCGTTCGGATGGGGGCTGCTGGGGATCTGGATGGGCCTGAGCATGTTCATGGTGCTGCGGCTGGTGTTCGTCGGTTGGCGGGTGCTCTCAGGGCGCTGGCTGGTCCCGGGAACGGTGTAGCTCAGCTCCTCCGGGCGACCGCGGCCCAGCCGAACGGGTTGGTGCGCACCTCCACGTCGCTGATCTCCACCGACGTGAGCTGCGCGACGGTCCTGCTCAGAACGTCCGTGGTCGCCCCGTACCCGGGGCCCACCTCGAGGACGTCGTCGCCCAGTTGATGATCACCGATGGCCCACGGCAGGATGACGTCGCGGATCATCGCACGCCACTCGTCGCCGCCGCAGCACTGATGCGCCTCGTTCACGGTCGGAGCCTAGGGTCGGACGCCACTCACCGTCCATACCTCTGCGCGGCCGGCTCCGTGGCAGCGGACCCGTAGATCCACCAGCCCTGCCGTACGGCACAGCGCTGCAAAGGATTCCGCTTGCTGTGCGGTCCAGCCGTGACTGGCGAACCCTGTGGCGTCCGGCGGTGATCGACGCTCGACGGCAAGCAACCGGCCGCCGGGCGCCAGCACCCGGTGAACCTGTGCCAAACCCGTACCGACATCGCGCCAGTGGTGCACGGTCGACAGCGCCCAGATGACCGAGGCCGAACCGTCGGCAAGGGGAAGGTCCTCGGCACTGCCCTCGGCCCACGTGACGGCGGTACGTCGGCGCGTGACTGCCCGGGCCAGACGCAGCAGGGGAGCCGACGGGTCGATGCCGGTGACGTGCGCGCCGCGACGGGCGGCGACCCTGGCGGCAGTGCCGGGGCCGCAGCCGATGTCGACCACATGGTCGGCCGCCGAGACCTGCGCGAGGTCGGCTGCCAGTCGGGCATTTCGACGGCCCGTGAGCAGGAACACCAGCCCGAAGAGAGTGCCGGTGATCCCGGCGAAGCCGGGGTGGTCACCGTGGTGGTTCACCGGCATAGGGGACGATTCATCGCTCATGGAGTAGACCTTGCCCGTTCAAGCCGGGTTGAAGTCAAATGGCGGTATGGACGTGATACCGATCAGCGAAGCCGCATCGCGGCTGCAGATGACGCCGTCGGCGTTGCGGTACTACGACGAGCGTGGGTTGGTGCGCCCGCGGTCGAGGCGGTCAGGCCGCCGGATGTATGGCA from Mycobacterium sp. DL includes:
- the rbfA gene encoding 30S ribosome-binding factor RbfA encodes the protein MVDVGRARRLSKRIGTVVASAIEFEIKDPPLAFVTITDTKVTGDLHDATVYYTVRGETLQEEPDYAAAAAALERAKGTLRSKVGAATGVRFTPTLAFVLDKVPETSAHMEELLARARAADEDLARVRQGAKHAGDADPYRVTGAEDTADVGPDAEDTGDRNRDDD
- a CDS encoding class I SAM-dependent methyltransferase, translated to MSDESSPMPVNHHGDHPGFAGITGTLFGLVFLLTGRRNARLAADLAQVSAADHVVDIGCGPGTAARVAARRGAHVTGIDPSAPLLRLARAVTRRRTAVTWAEGSAEDLPLADGSASVIWALSTVHHWRDVGTGLAQVHRVLAPGGRLLAVERRSPPDATGFASHGWTAQQAESFAALCRTAGLVDLRVRCHGAGRAEVWTVSGVRP
- a CDS encoding bifunctional oligoribonuclease/PAP phosphatase NrnA, whose product is MTATETTTDALVTGARVDARAAAALLSDADSVSVVCHVFPDADTIGAGLALALVLDRAGKSVEVSFAEPAQLPESLQSLPGGHLLVASQDLRRDADLVVTVDIPSMNRLGALGDCAAPGRPVLVIDHHASNNLFGTANYVDSSADSTTMLVADLLDAWDKPIDADVAHCLYAGLTTDTGSFRWASARAHRLAARLVDLGVDNAAISRTLLDTHPFAWLPMLSRVLGSARLLADVAAGRGLVYAVVNHEEWSGARPEEVESIVDIVRTTQQAEVAAVFKEIEPRKWSVSMRSKSLDIAAVASEFGGGGHRLAAGYSAVGNADDVVQALADALG
- a CDS encoding MATE family efflux transporter; the protein is MADGTLQPATSRRIAALAFPALGVLAAEPLYLLFDLAVIGRLGALSLAGLAIGALIMGVLSSQLTFLSYGTTARAARFYGVGRRAAAVGEGVQATWLALGIGVSIVIAVQLTADPLVSALAAGGEIAEAALPWVRIASLAVPAILVAAAGNGWMRGVQDTMRPLRYVIVGFAVSAVLCPVLVYGWLGAPRLGLPGSAVANMIGQWLAAVLFFRALFVERVPLGLQPSILRAQVVMGRDLVLRTLAFQACFVSAGAVAARFGAAAVAAHQVVLQLWSFLALVLDSLAIAAQSLVGAALGASQLAHAKSVAWRVTIFSTVAGTVLAALFALGASVVPGIFTDDRSVLDEMSVPWWFLVAQLPVAGIVFAIDGVLLGAGDAKFMRNATLVSALVGFLPMIWLSLAFGWGLLGIWMGLSMFMVLRLVFVGWRVLSGRWLVPGTV